The following are from one region of the Trichoderma breve strain T069 chromosome 5, whole genome shotgun sequence genome:
- a CDS encoding mannosyltransferase putative domain-containing protein: MRGSLARLRACFERSPRTVVLFVVVAIVLYFSIRDVAGDVVIETLDSHYPSNGSLRDILRIARDYHRHPIEPPYKDKFWEVGQRSRSLTQWLDALNGPWGSKLRNFEKERLVVAIETTAASLFPFLIPEPSKQGGKTPLLDLRRSFTKGSQGIVIPAGGSDLQIRFAGHLIAAIRDVFGCSLPIQIVYAGDSDLPKERRDALLSFDKTNNTEFLDVWTVFEDETLRLRRKGWAIKAFAALASRFEQVIVVDADAVFLQSPEVLFKQRAYTENGAYLFHDRLLWQHSFEDRHEWWKDQIKEPSPAMNKSLVWTEDYAEECDSGVVVLDKSRTEVFVGLLHIAWQNSWAVRDEVSYRITYGDKETWWLGLELAGSKYEFEEHYGSIVGWEKEGKPDEKAVCSFVIAHTDEKDKLLWYNGSLLKNKLVDPEGYEVPLYWMMDGEWQKGGKKDMSCMVGATRRRLSGEEISILQDSMEAAVKVDAVIASMKEEKEVS; the protein is encoded by the coding sequence ATGCGTGGATCTCTCGCTCGTTTGCGCGCTTGTTTTGAACGTTCACCAAGAACCGTCGTCTTGTTCGTTGTCGTTGCTATTGTACTCTACTTCAGTATCCGTGACGTCGCTGGCGATGTTGTCATAGAGACACTGGATTCGCACTATCCGAGCAATGGATCTCTCAGGGACATCTTGAGGATAGCAAGAGACTACCACAGGCACCCTATCGAGCCTCCATACAAGGACAAGTTTTGGGAAGTTGGTCAACGGTCTCGCAGCTTGACCCAATGGCTTGATGCCCTCAATGGCCCATGGGGGTCTAAACTTCGCAACTTTGAGAAAGAGAGGCTTGTTGTAGCGATCGAGACAACAGCTGCCTCCCTATTTCCATTTCTCATCCCGGAGCCATCAAAACAAGGTGGCAAAACACCACTTTTAGACTTGCGGCGCTCTTTCACCAAAGGTTCACAGGGGATCGTCATCCCCGCTGGCGGGAGTGATCTACAAATCAGATTTGCGGGACATTTGATTGCAGCTATCAGAGATGTCTTTGGCTGCTCGCTACCAATACAGATTGTCTATGCCGGCGATTCTGACCTACCAAAAGAACGCCGCGATGCCCTCTTGTCGTTTgacaaaacaaacaataCGGAATTCCTAGATGTGTGGACCGTATTCGAAGATGAAACTCTGCGTCTTCGGAGAAAGGGCTGGGCCATCAAAGCGTTTGCGGCTCTAGCATCCAGATTCGAACAAGTCATTGTTGTTGACGCCGATGCTGTATTCCTTCAATCACCGGAAGTGCTTTTTAAACAACGAGCGTATACTGAAAACGGAGCGTATTTATTCCACGATCGGCTACTATGGCAGCATTCTTTCGAAGACAGACACGAGTGGTGGAAAGACCAAATCAAGGAGCCATCACCGGCGATGAACAAATCTCTCGTTTGGACCGAAGACTACGCGGAAGAATGTGACTCAGGGGTCGTCGTCCTTGACAAATCCCGAACCGAAGTCTTTGTTGGCTTACTACATATTGCATGGCAAAATTCATGGGCAGTACGGGACGAAGTTTCCTACAGAATCACCTACGGAGATAAGGAAACGTGGTGGCTTGGGCTAGAGCTTGCTGGATCGAAATACGAATTTGAGGAGCACTATGGCTCAATCGTTGGGTGGGAAAAGGAAGGGAAACCCGATGAAAAGGCGGTATGCAGCTTTGTTATTGCGCATACGGATGAAAAGGACAAATTACTGTGGTATAACGGCAGCCTGCTCAAGAACAAGCTGGTAGATCCAGAAGGGTACGAGGTTCCGTTGTACTGGATGATGGATGGCGAGTGGCAaaagggagggaagaaggaCATGAGCTGCATGGTGGGAGCGACGAGAAGGCGATTGAGTGGTGAAGAGATTTCGATACTGCAGGACAGCATGGAGGCAGCCGTGAAGGTGGATGCAGTCATAGCCAGcatgaaagaggagaaggaggtaTCGTGA
- a CDS encoding short chain dehydrogenase domain-containing protein, with protein MAPPFFAIVSGVGSGTGASIARRFAQSYAVVLLSRKPSSYESIVSDIKAAGGTAIGITADAADPAAVDAAFAQIEKELPGSKLAAAVYNGGAGMARKPFLELKLSDLDLSLDTAANGLFYFAQKSLPLLLAAVDSSPHPPSLLVTGATASLRGSAFFSTFAAGKFAQRAITQSLAREFGPKGVHVALAVIDGGIDTPWGKDRVVNNGVEDGKINPDAIADSYWHLHTQHRSSFTQELDIRPFVEKF; from the exons ATGgctccccccttcttcgccatcgtctCCGGCGTCGGTTCCGGCACAGGCGCCTCCATCGCCCGCCGCTTCGCCCAGTCCTACGCCgtcgtcctcctctcccgCAAACCTTCCTCCTACGAGTCCATCGTGTCCGACATTAAAGCCGCCGGCGGCACCGCAATCGGCATCACGGCCGATGCCGCAGACCCGGCCGCCGTCGACGCCGCCTTTGCCCAGATCGAAAAGGAGCTGCCGGGCTCCAAGCTCGCGGCCGCCGTGTACAATGGCGGCGCCGGCATGGCCCGAAAGCCGTTTTTGGAGCTGAAGCTATCCGACCTGGATCTTAGCCTCGACACTGCTGC CAACGGCCTCTTCTACTTCGCCCAAAagtctctccctctcctcctcgcAGCCGTTGATTCCTCCCCGCACCCCCCATCTCTCCTCGTCACTGGCGCAACCGCTTCCCTCCGCGGCTccgccttcttcagcacTTTTGCCGCTGGCAAGTTCGCCCAGCGTGCCATCACCCAGTCTCTAGCCCGCGAGTTTGGCCCCAAGGGCGTGCATGTCGCCCTGGCAGTCATTGACGGCGGCATTGACACTCCCTGGGGCAAGGACAGAGTTGTTAACAATGGTGTAGAGGATGGCAAGATCAACCCTGATGCT ATTGCCGACAGCTACTGGCACTTACACACACAACACAGATCATCCTTCACGCAAGAACTGGATATCCGCCCATTCGTGGAGAAATTTTAG
- a CDS encoding c2 domain-containing protein, translating to MNVDDHVVPSGGQHYSATNRVPNIQEFMQRLDAEKKQRDAEIDAELRRNKRNPDVKVHRNELLKKKGTRKVRDPVTGKDVEIRDADIDFTEAVENPQMSVPNGNLGKPATIATSSQQSGEEYRYAQDVTAPPDPIQEGSTSDVPIRSEKTSVLFYKTPSVSYEPMFANLELRSNALCAGIFMGIVFFGRLFGGGLLGLIPLAICVTSGVHLWVKELIRQGRDLEWSSEQERGETATINLIPESVEWMNTAIGVFWGMINPEMFAGVADTIEDVMAASVPGIIEHVRVADISQGNNPLRILNMRALPDSHVQDIKDEIHKENEKVMDEDELAAVSQAGAFYNMEVSVAYHAKPSGADIASKARNMGMQLVFYLGIKGLFGVPLPIWVELIGLVATARVRLQLSPEPPFLKTMTITLMGVPKVQAGCTPMVERAPNILNLPLISNFVNWAISAAASMYVAPKSLTLDISKMVQGDDIKKETEAFGILFVRIHKATGLSKQDQRGSKGGGSDPYITISWSKFGKPMFCTRVIQDNLNPVFEESCGLLVTSDLIKADEQLSVELWDSDRSSADDEVGKIELSIQELIQHPGKMFQHVSTLSGLKAESVMPGELHWEVGFFGKTQFRKALRTDGHNPNVVKELGDKPEFQEDWGTIQNAEEDAVVHTPPDPLWPSGILSIVVHQIVGLELANVKGSQGNRKGKEYEPARPEAGEVKEETSKRLPSSYCTILVNDDLVYKTRTKVVSSQPIFNAGTEKFVRDWRSAIVTIAVRDSRNREHDPIIGVVPLKLSDIMQTSSEVTRWYPLDGGIGFGRLRVSLLFRSVELRLPPPQLGWEIGTFEFLSDTIKVTNYTPASKVRIRLRTGGSSANVKRDQSVRENDGMTFNIGVPEGEKKLRLPVRYRYKSPIFMEFYPSGKRGADAFAALWLLELVDNQEKEFDIPLFKCDNSQRLSQNYITQENFTTIPDTNIEEIGRVRFRGRFKAGTDLDHIRFVTDNDSRETIETWEACYAEGVRDLEVQPEIPPLTQKLHDESLTQGRDVLAQADEKEKGRWLAKDGTDWTGAFGQDPQNSMAQPMSSADTNGHEHFEVDTDEDEDEDAEDRDRAMGMRRTETDPTYGSAPSEGSDERHSLDSRASGASRRSTGSTGSKNPIRAYKNYKEKSRDLNRKQRGLMQWLPMRNARFAKNEAKFAVRRVKRMGSLAGRKPDVETEV from the exons ATGAACGTCGACGACCATGTGGTGCCCTCGGGCGGGCAGCACTACAGCGCGACCAACCGCGTACCCAATATCCAGGAGTTTATGCAGCGTCTTGAcgcggagaagaagcaacgaGATGCCGAGATTGACGCCGAACTCAGACGCAACAAGCGCAATCCCGATGTCAAAGTCCATCGCAacgagcttctcaagaaaAAGGGCACGCGGAAAGTGCGTGATCCAGTCACCGGAAAGGACGTTGAGATTCGTGATGCGGATATCGACTTCACTGAAGCTGTGGAAAACCCACAG ATGTCTGTTCCTAACGGGAACCTGGGAAAGCCTGCCACTATCGCCACCTCATCTCAACAATCTGGCGAAGAGTACCGCTATGCTCAAGATGTAACTGCACCTCCCGATCCTATCCAAGAGGGATCAACTTCCGACGTACCCATCCGTAGTGAGAAGACGTCAGTCCTGTTTTACAAGACTCCGTCAGTCAGCTACGAACCAATGTTTGCCAATCTTGAACTGCGATCAAATGCCTTGTGTGCCGGAATTTTCATGGGtatcgtcttcttcggtaGGCTGTTCGGCGGCGGGCTCCTTGGCCTGATTCCCCTGGCTATATGCGTTACCTCTGGCGTCCATTTGTGGGTGAAAGAATTGATCCGCCAAGGACGAGACTTGGAGTGGTCCAGCGAGCAGGAGCGTGGCGAAACTGCCACCATCAACTTGATTCCGGAGTCTGTCGAATGGATGAATACCGCAATCGGCGTCTTTTGGGGCATGATAAACCCTGAAATGTTTGCCGGTGTTGCCGACAC CATTGAAGATGTCATGGCTGCGTCTGTGCCTGGTATTATTGAGCATGTGCGAGTGGCCGATATTTCCCAGGGAAATAACCCTCTCCGTATTCTCAATATGCGAGCCCTCCCAGACTCTCACGTTCAGGATATCAAGGACGAAATTCACAAGGAAAATGAGAAAGTCAtggacgaagatgagctcGCGGCCGTGTCACAAGCAGGGGCGTTTTACAACATGGAAGTTTCGGTCGCATACCACGCAAAGCCCTCAGGCGCTGATATTGCCTCAAAGGCGCGGAACATGGGGATGCAGCTCGTCTTCTACCTGGGAATCAAAGGTCTCTTTGGCGTTCCTCTTCCGATCTGGGTTGAGCTGATTGGCCTGGTTGCTACCGCACGTGTCAGACTGCAGCTCAGTCCCGAGCCCCCCTTCTTAAAGACCATGACCATTACTTTGATGGGAGTTCCTAAGGTGCAAGCTGGATGCACTCCGATGGTTGAAAGGGCACCCAATATTTTGAACTTgcctctcatctccaactttgTTAATTGGGCCATTAGTGCCGCAGCCTCGATGTATGTCGCTCCCAAAAGCTTGACCTTGGATATCAGCAAGATGGTACAGGGAGACGATATCAAAAAGGAAACCGAGGCCTTTGGAATTCTCTTTGTGAGAATCCACAAAGCTACTGGCCTTAGCAAGCAGGATCAGCGTGGCAGCAAAGGCGGCGGCTCCGATCCGTATATTACCATTAGCTGGAGCAAGTTTGGGAAGCCCATGTTTTGCACCCGTGTCATCCAGGACAACTTGAACCCTGTCTTCGAAGAGAGTTGCGGACTGCTAGTTACCAGCGACCTCATTAAGGCTGACGAGCAGCTCTCTGTGGAGCTCTGGGATAGTGATCGATCCtctgcagatgatgaagtggGCAAGATTGAGCTAAGCATTCAAGAGCTCATCCAACACCCAGGAAAGATGTTCCAGCACGTCTCAACGCTGAGTGGTCTCAAAGCCGAGAGCGTCATGCCCGGCGAACTCCACTGGGAAGTTGGATTTTTCGGAAAGACGCAATTCCGCAAAGCCTTGCGAACTGATGGCCACAATCCCAATGTGGTTAAAGAGCTAGGCGACAAACCCGAGTTCCAAGAAGACTGGGGTACGATCCAGAACGCAGAAGAGGATGCTGTTGTCCATACACCCCCTGACCCTCTTTGGCCATCCGGAATCCTCAGCATTGTGGTCCACCAGATTGTCGGTCTAGAGCTAGCCAATGTCAAAGGCTCCCAGGGCAATCGCAAGGGCAAAGAGTACGAGCCTGCAAGGCCGGAAGCTGGCGAAGTCAAGGAAGAGACAAGCAAGAGACTACCGAGCTCATACTGCACTAtcctcgtcaatgatgatttGGTTTACAAGACGCGAACCAAGGTGGTGTCATCGCAGCCCATCTTCAATGCTGGCACCGAGAAGTTTGTTCGCGATTGGCGCTCTGCGATTGTAACCATTGCAGTCCGAGACTCCCGTAACAGAGAGCACGATCCAATCATCGGAGTTGTTCCTCTCAAGCTATCAGATATCATGCAGACTAGTAGCGAGGTGACACGGTGGTACCCTCTCGATGGTGGCATCGGCTTTGGCCGTCTTCGTgtctcccttctcttccgtTCCGTGGAGCTCAGGCTGCCACCCCCGCAGCTGGGTTGGGAAATTGGAACCTTCGAATTCCTCTCTGACACAATCAAAGTTACGAATTATACGCCGGCAAGCAAGGTTCGGATCCGTCTGCGCACTGGAGGCTCTTCCGCCAACGTAAAGAGAGACCAGTCCGTTCGTGAAAATGATGGCATGACATTCAACATTGGCGTCCCTGAAGGTGAAAAGAAACTTCGACTGCCAGTGCGCTATAGATATAAATCTCCAATTTTCATGGAATTCTATCCCTCAGGTAAAAGGGGAGCTGATGCGTTTGCTGCATTGTGGCTATTGGAACTGGTTGATAATCAGGAGAAGGAATTTGACATTCCTCTGTTCAAATGCGACAATTCTCAACGACTTTCACAGAACTACATCACGCAGGAGAATTTTACTACTATTCCTGATACGAatattgaagaaattggaaGGGTTCGATTCAGAGGTCGATTCAAAGCTGGTACGGACTTGGATCATATCAGATTTGTTACTGACAACGATTCTCGCGAGACCATCGAGACATGGGAGGCTTGTTATGCCGAGGGTGTGCGAGATCTAGAGGTTCAGCCTGAAATCCCCCCATTGACTCAGAAATTGCATGACGAGTCTCTGACACAGGGCCGAGATGTACTCGCACAGGCtgacgagaaggagaaaggcCGCTGGTTGGCAAAGGATGGCACTGACTGGACCGGAGCGTTTGGCCAGGATCCACAAAACTCGATGGCTCAGCCCATGTCTAGCGCAGATACCAATGGCCATGAGCATTTTGAGGTAGACacggatgaggacgaggacgaggatgccgaggATCGAGACCGAGCTATGGGAATGCGCAGGACAGAAACAGACCCAACGTATGGCTCGGCCCCATCTGAGGGTAGTGACGAGCGGCATTCTTTGGACAGCCGTGCATCAGGTGCGTCGAGGAGGAGCACCGGTAGTACTGGGAGTAAGAATCCCATCAGGGCGTACAAAAACtacaaggagaagagccggGATCTGAACCGCAAGCAACGCGGGCTGATGCAGTGGCTCCCCATGCGAAATGCGCGGTTTGCCAAGAACGAGGCCAAGTTTGCCGTCCGCAGAGTGAAGAGAATGGGATCTTTGGCTGGGCGAAAGCCAGATGTTGAAACGGAGGTGTAA